A window of the Tessaracoccus sp. MC1865 genome harbors these coding sequences:
- a CDS encoding response regulator transcription factor, with product MSILMVVDDHERTRALLRTLLANEGHTVLLAEDGDEALQQLREQEVDLVLLDVVMPKSNGLMVLSVLRKNGFTTPVVVVSGVDDVSLRVQALDLGAVDFIVKPFHNAELVARVRRHLVDQPHERDNQRFLEVGGLRLDMDRRLARMRGKDVYLSEREFGLLAHLARRHGDVCTRSELLHDVWGFDFDPGSNLVEVCMRRIRKKVPDVPVETIRSVGYCFTDG from the coding sequence ATGAGCATCTTGATGGTCGTCGATGACCACGAGCGGACTCGAGCCCTGCTGCGCACGCTGCTGGCGAACGAAGGTCACACCGTATTGCTCGCCGAGGACGGGGACGAGGCGCTGCAGCAGCTCCGTGAGCAGGAGGTGGATCTCGTACTGCTCGACGTCGTGATGCCGAAGTCGAACGGGCTGATGGTGCTGTCTGTCCTCCGTAAGAATGGCTTCACCACCCCGGTCGTCGTCGTCTCGGGGGTGGACGACGTTTCTCTGCGGGTGCAGGCGCTTGACCTGGGCGCCGTCGACTTCATCGTGAAGCCGTTCCACAACGCCGAGCTGGTGGCCCGCGTGCGGCGCCATCTGGTTGACCAGCCACACGAGCGCGACAATCAGCGCTTCCTGGAGGTGGGCGGGCTCCGACTGGACATGGATCGTCGCCTGGCACGCATGCGGGGGAAGGACGTGTACCTGTCCGAGCGTGAGTTCGGGTTGCTCGCCCACCTCGCGCGCCGGCACGGCGACGTGTGCACCCGATCTGAGTTGCTGCACGACGTGTGGGGGTTCGACTTCGATCCCGGTAGCAACTTGGTGGAGGTCTGCATGCGGCGGATACGCAAGAAGGTTCCGGACGTGCCTGTGGAAACCATCCGTTCCGTCGGCTACTGCTTCACCGACGGCTGA
- a CDS encoding sensor histidine kinase KdpD has translation MRQGKGVLRSRLFLPWLALATVCALWMWFVPTFEVVPFHLVWVGFALAYGFEAWDLLPTVLAAVGVSLITGAILVYRASTGHVAWAETTEILLMLMLAGLVVWHVQRREAALTMAGALADRAAQSSARRLRLARLTSHEMRTPLTIAQSYVEMTLDGQEHTDVRERLEVVHDELRRLARASDRLLRMIQLSDLLERMPVDVDALLRETAHRWASVADRNWMVDSDAGTVTLSAERIRGCLDTLIENAVRYTHKDDTVRLAASTNAGSLWLGVADAGRGFDAALAAAVNARQPHIAHLPPVAGDLDLSQTGLGIALVQEIVESRGGRVLVGRSHEGGALVLLILPMDTGTAGTVGGAPATAELPDVVFDADKWATLSPDPMPAVRFSS, from the coding sequence ATGAGGCAGGGCAAAGGGGTGCTGCGGTCGCGCCTGTTCCTGCCGTGGCTGGCCCTGGCAACGGTCTGCGCCCTGTGGATGTGGTTCGTTCCAACCTTCGAGGTGGTGCCGTTCCACCTGGTGTGGGTGGGCTTCGCGCTGGCCTACGGTTTTGAGGCCTGGGACCTCCTGCCGACGGTGCTGGCGGCCGTCGGAGTCAGCCTCATCACGGGTGCGATCCTGGTTTATCGTGCTTCGACCGGACACGTGGCCTGGGCGGAAACCACCGAGATCCTCCTGATGCTGATGCTGGCCGGCTTAGTGGTGTGGCACGTCCAGCGCAGAGAAGCGGCGTTGACCATGGCCGGGGCGCTGGCCGATCGGGCAGCGCAGTCGTCGGCCCGGCGGCTGCGGCTGGCCCGGCTGACCTCGCACGAGATGCGGACCCCGCTCACGATCGCGCAAAGTTATGTGGAGATGACGCTCGACGGGCAGGAGCACACGGACGTCCGCGAGCGACTGGAGGTGGTGCACGACGAGTTGCGTCGTTTGGCCCGGGCCAGCGACAGGCTGCTGCGGATGATCCAGTTGAGTGACCTGTTGGAGCGAATGCCCGTAGATGTGGACGCGCTGCTGCGGGAGACGGCCCACCGGTGGGCGTCCGTTGCCGACAGGAACTGGATGGTCGACTCCGACGCCGGCACCGTGACGCTCTCCGCCGAACGCATCCGGGGCTGCCTCGACACGTTGATCGAGAACGCCGTGCGGTACACCCACAAGGACGACACCGTGCGCCTGGCTGCCTCGACCAACGCAGGAAGCCTGTGGCTGGGCGTCGCGGACGCCGGGCGCGGCTTCGACGCGGCACTGGCCGCGGCGGTGAATGCGCGCCAGCCGCACATCGCACATCTGCCCCCGGTCGCCGGGGACCTCGACCTCTCCCAGACCGGCCTCGGCATCGCGCTCGTCCAGGAGATCGTGGAGTCCAGGGGCGGCCGCGTGTTGGTGGGGCGCAGCCATGAAGGAGGTGCGTTGGTGCTCCTGATCCTGCCGATGGATACCGGCACGGCAGGGACAGTGGGTGGGGCGCCTGCGACGGCTGAGTTGCCTGACGTGGTCTTCGACGCCGACAAGTGGGCGACCCTTTCTCCCGACCCCATGCCCGCGGTGCGCTTCTCGAGCTAG
- a CDS encoding ABC transporter permease yields the protein MSRARGSFGRLVRSELRLLFGRRRTLALLAGLALVPLLLALVLFIASNSGMSGQGPGFIDRVTGNGLFLVIAALFMCLPFLLPLTIGITAGDAIAGEAQTGTLRYVLTVPVARTRLLAAKALVALAFAFAAVLVITIVALAAGGAFFGFSEMTLLSGTTVSLAAGVGRMLGVAAYVALSLTGLVAVGLFFSTLTDVPVGAMAATTVVAVVSSVLDTLPQLSAIHPYLLTHHWFDFAEFLRLEVDWSVLASGLLVQLGWVAIFASLAWGRFRTADVTA from the coding sequence ATGTCGCGCGCTAGGGGTTCGTTCGGGCGGCTGGTCCGCAGCGAGCTTCGGCTCCTGTTCGGGCGACGGCGCACGCTGGCCCTGTTGGCGGGGCTGGCCCTGGTGCCACTCCTGCTCGCCCTCGTCCTGTTCATTGCCAGCAACTCCGGCATGAGCGGGCAGGGCCCAGGTTTCATCGACCGGGTGACCGGCAATGGGCTCTTCCTGGTCATCGCAGCACTGTTCATGTGCCTGCCGTTCCTGCTGCCCTTGACCATCGGCATCACGGCCGGCGACGCCATCGCCGGTGAGGCCCAGACGGGGACCCTGCGGTACGTATTGACGGTACCGGTGGCCAGAACCCGGCTGCTGGCGGCAAAGGCCCTCGTCGCACTCGCTTTCGCGTTCGCGGCCGTGCTGGTGATCACGATCGTCGCTCTCGCCGCCGGCGGTGCGTTCTTCGGATTTTCGGAGATGACACTGTTGTCGGGCACCACGGTGTCCCTCGCGGCGGGCGTGGGCCGGATGCTGGGAGTCGCGGCGTACGTGGCGCTGTCGCTGACGGGTCTGGTGGCCGTCGGGCTGTTCTTCTCAACCCTGACGGATGTACCGGTCGGCGCGATGGCCGCGACGACCGTCGTGGCCGTGGTGTCGTCGGTGCTGGACACGCTGCCGCAACTGTCGGCCATCCATCCCTATCTGCTCACGCATCACTGGTTCGACTTCGCCGAGTTCCTCCGCCTCGAGGTCGACTGGAGTGTCCTCGCGTCCGGCCTTCTGGTTCAACTGGGCTGGGTGGCGATCTTCGCCTCGCTGGCCTGGGGCCGCTTCAGGACCGCCGACGTCACCGCCTGA
- a CDS encoding ABC transporter ATP-binding protein, translating into MSAPAIETSGLTKRFRSGQVAVDGVDLAVPHGAVYGFLGPNGSGKTTTIRMLLGLVSPTLGSARLLDRPMPGDALEVLPRVGALVEGPAFHPYLSGRANLARLDACDATSARSSSRQRIGEALERVGLTAAARKPYRQYSLGMKQRLGLAAALLRPRDLLVLDEPTNGLDPQGTREVRHLIRELSAEGATVLVSSHLLAEIEQVCTHIGIMSQGRLLVQSERGSLVADDASTLVVTTNLDDVATAADVLRGLGLESVTAEGAVLHAALGATAPSGVAAALVHAGVGLDGLEVRRRSLEQLFVELTGEGFDVAR; encoded by the coding sequence GAGCGCCCCCGCCATCGAGACCTCGGGGCTGACCAAGCGCTTCCGCTCCGGGCAGGTGGCGGTCGACGGGGTCGACCTCGCAGTACCCCACGGTGCTGTCTACGGCTTCCTCGGCCCCAACGGGTCGGGGAAGACCACCACCATCCGCATGCTGCTGGGCCTCGTTTCCCCCACGTTAGGCTCCGCACGCCTGCTCGACCGGCCGATGCCGGGAGACGCCCTGGAGGTGCTCCCCCGCGTGGGGGCGCTGGTCGAGGGACCCGCCTTCCATCCCTACCTCAGCGGACGCGCCAACCTGGCCCGGCTCGACGCCTGTGACGCGACGTCCGCCCGGTCCTCGTCGCGGCAACGGATCGGCGAGGCTCTCGAACGCGTGGGGCTCACCGCCGCCGCCCGCAAGCCGTACCGTCAGTACTCGCTCGGGATGAAGCAGAGGCTGGGACTCGCAGCGGCGCTCCTGAGGCCCCGCGACCTGTTGGTGCTCGATGAGCCGACCAACGGCCTCGATCCCCAGGGCACCCGGGAAGTCCGCCACCTCATCCGCGAACTCTCGGCCGAGGGCGCCACCGTGCTGGTTTCCTCCCACCTGCTGGCTGAGATCGAACAGGTCTGCACGCACATCGGGATCATGAGCCAGGGTCGGCTGCTGGTCCAATCGGAACGGGGATCGCTGGTCGCCGACGACGCCTCGACGCTGGTGGTCACCACCAACCTCGACGACGTAGCTACCGCCGCCGATGTGCTCCGCGGGCTCGGGCTCGAGTCAGTGACCGCCGAGGGCGCCGTGCTGCACGCTGCGCTCGGCGCCACTGCCCCGTCGGGGGTGGCCGCAGCGCTGGTGCACGCCGGTGTCGGCCTGGACGGGCTCGAGGTCCGACGGCGCAGCTTGGAGCAGCTGTTCGTGGAACTGACCGGGGAGGGCTTCGATGTCGCGCGCTAG